Proteins encoded together in one Ciona intestinalis chromosome 1, KH, whole genome shotgun sequence window:
- the LOC100175761 gene encoding probable E3 ubiquitin-protein ligase HERC4, protein MYAWGKSIIGKSFGNGANLQVPTEINCFGKTIIKSVRVSRTIAVFLLEDGTVHTFGAENDNIGHSAGSTKVSALETVHIVDIALGDSHILAIDDKGKVYGWGGNDKDQLGWTDGNCYPSPKKIKSLSNKIVQVACGHSHSLFLGSNGALWSAGSNNYGQLGFGDKSSTELRPLISLKGIPFSQISAGFWHSFCVTHSGAVFCWGRNDNGQLGLGDCVDRNVPVLLKALRSLSVKYICAGELHTAALTLDGGVFTFGSNQFGQLGHGSSGPEPLPVSTPRKIFELMGNEVTQIACGAQHTVCYVGKTGNVYTFGNNNHSQLGYIPKHPRSEFVPHPLSSDMWTSSASTSSYPKLNSVFVKEIGAGKTESFISVSTRPNSSDFRRIPTHQQIFTLSDEFISKLQSLENTKITPDVANYLETIMGSQSCINASFLASDHYKTSNSYHGISLMSVRLRFSKLCKCTCTDVQSIMVKSMQSSLLPSIARSQPDIETLRVFVLLPECDLFTNSENYGKITFPFANLVMSLDVAPSKILDRWYRAMEPLYFARPIDIYKQSIKNVLDRPHSVDARVAETGVRSALDFLGKLNTVNNTGEVPIVPYQRFYLPEITKLINLEDDYVRWLRGNSQVVIFCNYPFLLNSVAKSSLLHIDAVWQMRAAYSEAQDRNMASLFSFSTHAMLETPVLELEVRRSDLLQDALNRLAMVDVRSFKKPLMVKFDGEEGQDEGGVRKEFFMLILKEVLDPKYGMFRFYDESHLIWFSDWELESEMMYFLVGLICGLAIYNDTIIDICFPLVLYKKLLGEPPLFTDLAELDPTLSRSMNHLLEYQSDVHSIEDTFCLNFTVSRDNFGETTEVDLIAGGSNIPVTADNRKEYVQSYINHLFNTSVQRKFEAFNKGFHKVCGGKILQLFRATELMEMVVGNQNYNWEEFEKSADYKGEYYRQHPVIRIFWRVFHKFSLEEKKDFLLFLTGSNKIPITGVKIIIQPVKTSENHLPVAHTCFNLLDLPYYTTEHTMDMKLKQAMLNNQGFYLI, encoded by the coding sequence ATGTATGCGTGGGGGAAAAGCATTATTGGGAAGTCATTTGGAAACGGGGCCAATCTGCAAGTGCCCACAGAAATAAACTGCTTtggaaaaacaataataaaatcagTTCGAGTCAGCAGGACAATTGCTGTGTTCCTACTCGAAGATGGTACAGTTCATACTTTCGGAGCCGAAAATGACAACATTGGACATTCTGCGGGATCGACCAAAGTTAGCGCCTTAGAAACTGTTCATATTGTGGATATTGCTCTTGGAGATTCCCATATACTAGCCATTGATGACAAGGGAAAGGTATATGGGTGGGGTGGTAATGATAAAGATCAACTTGGGTGGACGGATGGCAACTGCTATCCTTCCCCAAAGAAAATCAAATCgctttcaaataaaattgtcCAAGTAGCTTGTGGGCATTCTCACAGTCTGTTTTTGGGCAGCAATGGAGCTTTATGGTCGGCTGGTAGTAATAACTATGGTCAACTTGGTTTTGGTGACAAATCCTCCACAGAACTTCGGCCATTGATCTCACTTAAAGGGATTCCATTTTCTCAGATCTCTGCTGGATTCTGGCACAGTTTTTGTGTGACACATTCAGGGGCGGTGTTCTGCTGGGGTAGAAATGATAATGGCCAGCTTGGTCTTGGTGATTGTGTGGATAGGAATGTTCCAGTGCTGCTCAAAGCATTGAGGTCCCTGTCTGTTAAGTACATATGCGCAGGAGAGCTACACACTGCAGCACTAACCTTAGATGGTGGTGTGTTTACCTTTGGCTCAAATCAGTTTGGTCAGCTTGGCCATGGGAGTTCCGGGCCTGAACCATTACCTGTCTCCACACCAAGGAAAATATTTGAGCTAATGGGTAATGAGGTGACACAAATTGCATGCGGTGCCCAACATACCGTTTGCTATGTTGGCAAAACAGGGAATGTTTACACTTTTGGGAATAACAACCATAGTCAGTTAGGGTATATACCAAAACACCCAAGAAGTGAATTTGTGCCTCACCCTCTTTCAAGTGATATGTGGACAAGTAGTGCTTCAACGTCATCTTATCCCAAACTTAATTCTGTGTTTGTAAAGGAAATTGGTGCAGGGAAAACTGAGTCATTCATTTCAGTTTCAACAAGACCAAACTCATCTGATTTTCGCCGAATCCCGACCCACCAGCAGATTTTTACTCTTTCTGACGAGTTTATCAGCAAACTACAGAGCTTAGAAAACACCAAGATCACTCCTGATGTTGCAAACTACCTTGAAACAATAATGGGTTCACAATCTTGCATCAACGCATCTTTTCTTGCAAGCGACCACTACAAAACCAGCAACAGTTATCATGGAATAAGTTTAATGTCAGTTCGACTCCGATTTTCAAAGCTTTGCAAATGCACTTGTACAGATGTGCAGTCTATCATGGTAAAATCAATGCAAAGTAGCTTGTTACCCAGTATAGCAAGAAGCCAACCAGATATTGAGACATTACGGGTATTTGTTCTGCTTCCCGAATGTGACTTGTTTACAAATTCAGAAAATTACGGCAAAATCACATTCCCATTTGCAAACCTTGTAATGTCACTTGATGTTGCGCCTTCTAAGATTCTGGATCGCTGGTACAGAGCAATGGAACCCCTGTATTTTGCTCGCCCCATTGATATATATAAGCAATCCATTAAAAATGTGTTAGACCGCCCTCATTCTGTTGATGCGAGAGTAGCAGAGACAGGTGTACGCAGTGCTCTGGATTTTCTTGGTAAATTAAACACTGTGAACAACACTGGTGAGGTGCCAATAGTTCCATACCAAAGATTCTACCTTCCAGAGATCACTAAGCTCATAAACCTGGAAGATGATTATGTTCGATGGTTAAGAGGCAATTCACAAGTTGTCATCTTCTGCAATTACCCGTTTTTATTGAACTCGGTGGCCAAGTCTTCTCTGCTTCATATTGATGCAGTGTGGCAGATGAGAGCTgcatacagtgaggcacagGATAGGAACATGGCTTCTTTATTTAGTTTCAGCACACATGCAATGCTAGAAACTCCTGTTTTGGAACTGGAAGTGCGAAGGTCCGACCTGCTACAAGATGCATTGAACCGCTTAGCTATGGTGGATGTACGCAGCTTCAAAAAACCTTTAATGGTAAAGTTTGATGGGGAAGAAGGCCAGGATGAAGGTGGAGTTAGGAAAGaattcttcatgcttatattgAAAGAGGTTCTTGACCCTAAGTACGGGATGTTTCGCTTTTATGATGAGTCTCATTTGATATGGTTTTCGGATTGGGAACTTGAAAGTGAGATGATGTATTTCCTGGTTGGATTGATATGTGGGCTCGCTATATATAACGACACCATCATCGATATTTGCTTTCCGTTAgttctttataaaaaactgcTTGGTGAGCCACCTTTGTTTACAGATCTGGCAGAATTAGATCCAACATTGTCACGAAGCATGAACCATTTGTTGGAGTACCAGAGTGATGTCCATTCTATTGAAGACACATTCTGTTTGAACTTCACAGTGAGCCGCGATAACTTTGGAGAAACGACAGAGGTCGATTTAATAGCTGGCGGATCCAATATTCCAGTCACTGCGGACAACAGAAAGGAATATGTTCAGAGTTACATCAACCACTTGTTCAATACATCCGTACAAAGGAAATTTGAAGCTTTTAATAAAGGTTTCCACAAAGTTTGCGGCGGAAAAATCCTCCAGTTATTTCGTGCAACTGAGCTGATGGAAATGGTGGTCGGAAACCAGAACTATAATTGGGAGGAATTTGAAAAGTCAGCAGATTACAAGGGGGAGTATTATCGCCAACATCCAGTAATCAGAATCTTCTGGAGGGTCTTCCACAAGTTTTCACTCGAGGAGAAAAAagattttcttctttttcttacAGGTTCGAACAAAATTCCGATAACAGGCGTGAAAATTATCATCCAGCCTGTAAAAACCTCTGAGAACCATTTACCAGTCGCAcatacatgttttaatttgcTTGACTTACCGTACTATACAACTGAGCATACAATGGACATGAAACTAAAGCAAGCCATGTTAAATAATCAAGGGTTTTATCTAATTTGA